From Rhodococcus sp. B7740:
TGCTCGCGTTCAGCGAATGCGCGCGCGTTTGCGGCCGAGCTGGGGCGGCCCGCTCACCCCTCCCGAGTGATGGCCGACAACACCGCCGTCAACACTCGAACAGCGCCGTCTTTGTCCAGTGGATCGTTGCCGTTTCCGCATTTGGGTGATTGCACACACGAGGGACATCCGGTCTGACATTCGCACGAGACGATGGCGTCTTTCGTGGCGGTGAGCCAGTCTGCGATGGCGACGTGTCCTCGGTCGGCGAAGCCTGCTCCGCCGTCGTATCCGTCGTAGACGAACACCGTCGGCAGGCCGGTGTCGGGGTGCAGTGCCGTCGACACTCCGCCGATGTCCCAGCGATCGCAGGTCGCCACCAGGGGCAGCAATCCGATCGCGGCGTGTTCCGCGGCGTGCAGTGATCCGGGGAATCGTTCGTACGGAACTCCGCTGTGCTCGAGCAACTCCGGAGTGATGGTGTACATGACGGCTCGGGTGTCGAGAGTCTGTGCGGGCATGTCGAGTTCGATGGAATCGAGTACCTCGCCGGAGAGCAGGCGTCGCAGATATCCGACGACTTGATGTGTGACGTTCACCTGAACCAGCGCGACGCGTACCTCGCCGTAGTCGACGGATTCGTGCACCGCGGTGATCGAGATGTCGGTGATCTCGCGCGCCGAGGTGTTCCATTCGGGCTGCTCGGCGTGCACCAGTGCGAGACCGGCATCGAGATCGAGTTCGTCGACGACGAAGGACTCGCCCTGGTGGATGTGGACGGCACCGGGGTGGGCGGTGGCGGGCGCTCTTCCCCCGTCGACTGTGCCGAGCATGCGGCCCGACTCGCCGTCGACGATGGCCACCTGCACCCCGGTGCCGCCGCGAATGTTGACCGCGCCGTGCGGCGAGAGTTGCTGTCCCTCGGGGGTGATGAACCACCCGTGCGGACGCTTGCGTACGTAGCCCTTCAGCTCGAGTTCCTCTAGCACCGATTCCGCGTTCAGCTCCTCGGCCTCGACGAGGGTGATCGGTAGTTCGACTGCAGCGCAGAGCAATTGCGGAGCCAGGATGTACGGGTTGGTGGGATCGGTGACGGTGGCCTCGACAGGCTTGTCCAGCAGGGCCGCCGGGTGATGCACCAGATACGTGTCGAGGGGATCGTCACGCGCCACCAGTACCAGCAACGAGCCTTCCCCGCGTCGTCCTGCCCGGCCGCCCTGCTGCCAGAACGACGCGACGGTGCCGGGAAAGCCGGCGACGATCACCGCGTCCAAACCGGCGATGTCCACGCCCAGTTCGAGCGCATTGGTGGTGGCGACGCCGAGCAGGGTGCCGTCGGACAGATCGGATTCGAGCTTGCGCCGGTCCTCGGCCAAATACCCTGCGCGATAGGCGGCGACGCGTCGTACTAGCTGCGGATCGACGTCGGCGAGAATTCGCTGGGTACCCAGAGCGGTCACTTCGGCTCCGCGTCTGGACCGCACGAATGCCAGGGTTCGCGCGCCCTCCACCAACAGGTCGGCCATGATGCGCGACGCCTCGGCCCCGGCCGACTTGCGAACCGGCGCACCGTTCTCGCCGGTGATCTCCTCGAGCAGCGGCGGTTCCCACAATGCGACGGTGCGTGCTCCGTGCGGGGATCCGTCCTCGGTGATCTCCTCGCACGGCGCTCCGATGAGGCGACTGGCTGCTCGCCCCGGTTCGGACGTCGTCGCACTGGCCAGAACGAATACCGGCGATGCGCCGTACCGTGCGCACAGGCGTCGTAGCCGGCGTAGCACCAACGCGACGTTGGATCCGAAAACGCCGCGGTAGTAATGGCATTCGTCCACCACCACGTAGCGCAGATTGCGAAGGAACCGCGACCATCGCTCGTGCGAGCCGAGGATGCCGAGATGCAACATGTCGGGATTGGTGAAGATCCACCGCGCATTGGCGCGTGCCCACTGGCGAATCTCGATCGGCGTGTCACCGTCGTACGCGCTGGGGAACACTTCGGCGAGTTCTTCTGAGCACGAACGTAACTCGTCGGTGATCGAGATCGTGGTGCGTAGCTGGTCGGCACCGAGGGCCTTGGTGGGGGCCAGGTACAGCGCGGTCGCCCGGGCATCGGCGGACAGCGTCGTCAGAATCGGGAGTTGATATGCCAGCGATTTGCCCGACGCCGTGCTGGTCGAGAGCACCACGTGACTGCCTTCGGCCGCGAGTGTCGCCGCACGTGCCTGATGCGTCCACGGTTGTGCGATCCCACGAGAGGTGATCACCTGCACCACTTCCGGGCCGACCCACGACGGCCAGGAGGCGAACTGCGAGGCCCGTGCCGGCAGCTCCGCGACGTGGGTCAGCGGGCTCTTGTTCGCGGGCGAGCCCGCCAGCACCCGATCCAGCAACCGCTGCCCGTAAGTCTCTACATCCGCACCGCCCAGCGGATGCTTGTCGCTCACTGCCGGTCTCCATGCATTCGTTCGATCTACTGGCCACCCGTTCGAGCTCGATGCGACCTGGGGTCCTCATGCTATCGCGGACGCGAAACGGGCCGCTCGAGCCCTGGTGAGAGTGGTATTTCGCCCGTCCGGCGGTGTGTGCTCCCCCGACGCGGGCAATTTGTTCGAAAAGGGTCGGTTTTCGACTGTTGCGAACGCGGAGTTCATGGTTCACTTGACGCGGTCGCAGCTTCTGTGTTCGTTCTACGCTTCGCAGGATCTTATGTTGCGGGCGCGGTACTGGGAGAGCTCGTCCATCAGGGGGAATCCTGAGGGGGATTCGTACAAGTGCAGCGGTCGGAACCGGCCCGATGGATCGAAAGTGCGCTCCATCGAATCCGGTGTTAGAAAGAGAAGGAAAAGCATGGCACAGGGAACTGTGAAGTGGTTCAACGCCGAAAAGGGCTTTGGATTCATCGCACCAGAAGACGGCTCCGCTGACGTTTTCGTTCACTACTCCGAGATCCAGGGCAGCGGCTTCCGCACCCTCGAGGAGAACCAGCGCGTCGAGTTCGAGGTCGGACAGGGCACCAAGGGTCCTCAGGCCACGGGCGTTCGCGCAGTCTGATTCTCTTCTCTTCGGAGTCGAGATACTCATCCCCCTTTCCCATCGGCCTACTACAGGCGATGGGAAAGGGGGATGTTTCGTTCGGGCGAACCACCGGGGAGCGTCGAAAGCCGTGAGCGCGGACGCCGATGTCCTAATGTCCATGCTGTGAACCAGCTGTCCTTCTTCTCTGCCGAGTCGTTACCGCCCGCGGTGACCGATCTCAGCGGGCTGCTGGCTGCCACCGGGCATGTCGTCACCTCCTCGGGTTCGGCCCGTATCTCCGTCGTGGTCGACGCGCAGTGGCGCGCGGATGCCATCGCCGAACTCATCGAGCAATGCGGTCTGACGCCGGAGCTCGGTCGGTCGGAAGAGGACAGACCACTGGTGCGTACCGCGTCGGTGCCCGAACTGTCTGCCTTGGCGTCTCTGTGGACCAAGGGCGCTGTCAAGGCCGTCCCGCCCGGTTGGGTACCGGGTTCCCGTGAACTGCGCGCCTGGGTGCTCGCATCGGGTCGTCCCGAGGCCGAGGGGGAGCGCTACGTGCTCGGCCTCGATCCTCATGCGCCGGAGACGCACGCCGTCCTGGCTCAGTCACTGATGCGCGCGGGTATCGCGCCGACGCTCATCGGCACGCGCGGATCCAATCCTGGCCTCCGAATCACCGGTCGACGTCGGCTGTTGCGACTGACCGAGAACGTCGGCGAGGCTCCACAGAACGTGGACGCACGTACCAATTGGCCCCACGCCGAGTAGAACGATCTGTGACTGATCTGCGAGTATTTGGCCGACGTATGTCAGTCTGTTAGTAGTGGGACAGGCAAATCTGCCTGTGAAAACGCACTAGGGAAGGTTCGGCAGCAAGGTGGCAGCACGTAACAGCGGCACGGGGGACAGCTCCGCCGAGCCACGTCGTCTGGTCATCGTCGAGTCTCCGACCAAGGCAAAGAAGATCGCCCCGTACCTCGGGAGCAACTACGTCGTCGAGGCCTCCGTCGGCCACATTCGCGACCTTCCCCGCGGTGCCGCGGATGTTCCCGCGAAGTACAAGGGTGAGCCCTGGGCGCGTCTCGGCGTGGACGTCGACCACGACTTCGAGGCCCTCTACGTCGTCTCGCCGGAGAAGAAGGGCAAGGTCGCCGAGCTCAAGAGCCTGCTCAAGGACGCCGACGAGCTCTATCTCGCCACTGACCCCGACCGCGAGGGTGAGGCCATCGCCTGGCATCTCCTCGAGACCCTGAACCCCAAGATCCCCGTTCGACGCATGGTGTTCCACGAGATCACCAAGCCGGCCATCCTCGCCGCCGCGGCCGATACCCGCGACCTGGACCAAGACCTGGTCGACGCCCAGGAGACGCGTCGTATCCTCGACCGTCTCTACGGCTACGAGGTCAGCCCGGTGCTGTGGAAGAAGGTCATGCCGAAGCTCTCGGCAGGCCGAGTGCAGTCCGTCGCCACCCGCATCGTCGTCCAGCGTGAGCGCGAGCGGATGGCTTTCCGCAGCGCGGAGTACTGGGACATCTCCGCCACGCTCGACGCCGGAGCCGAGGCAACGCCGCGCAGTTTCGGTGCCCGTCTGGTCAATGTCGACGGCAATCGCGTCGCCGCCGGTCGCGACTTCGGGGCCGACGGCAAGCTCAAGTCCGATGCAGTGACCGTCCTCGACGAACCCCGTGCCCGACGCCTCGCCGAGGCTCTCGAGGGCGTCGATCTGACGGTCGCGTCCGCCGAGGACAAGCCCTACACCCGCAAGCCCTACCCGCCGTTCATGACGTCGACGCTGCAGCAGGAAGCCGCCCGCAAGTTGCGCTTCAGCTCCGAGCGCACCATGCGGGTCGCGCAGCGGCTGTACGAGAACGGCTACATCACCTACATGCGTACCGACTCGACGACGCTGTCGGCGTCGGCGATCTCCGCGGCACGCACACAGGCGACCGAGCTCTACGGGCCGGAGTACGTCCATCCCTCGCCGCGGCAGTACACCCGCAAGGTCAAGAACGCGCAGGAGGCCCACGAGGCCATCCGCCCGTCCGGTGACGTCTTCCAGACGCCCGGTCAGTTGCACTCGGCCCTGCAGACCGACGAATTCCGACTCTACGAGTTGATCTGGCAGCGCACGGTCGCGTCGCAGATGGCCGATGTTCGCGGCACCACGCTGACTTTGCGCATCACCGGAACGGCCGGAACCGGCGAGGAGTGCACGTTCTCCGCATCCGGTCGCACCATCACGTTCGCCGGCTTCCTCAAGGCCTACGTGGAGAGCGTCGACGATCAGGCAGGCGGACAGTCCGACGACGCCGAATCCCGTTTGCCTGCCCTGGTTCAGGGCCAGGCCGTCACCGCCACCCAGCTCGATCCCGACGGCCACACCACGAACCCGCCCGCACGATTCACCGAGGCGTCGCTCATCAAGACGCTAGAGGAACTGGGCATCGGTCGGCCGTCGACGTATTCGTCGATCATCAAGACCATCCTCGACCGCGGGTACGTCTACAAGCGCGGCAGTGCACTGGTGCCGTCGTGGGTGGCGTTCTCGGTGGTTGCCTTGCTGGAGGCGCACTTCGGGCGTCTGGTGGACTTCGACTTCACCGCAGGGATGGAGGACGACCTCGACGCGATCGCGGGAGGCCGTGAGCGACGCGGCAATTGGCTGCAGAGCTTCTACTTCGGCGGCGACACCGGTGCCGAGGGTTCGGTGGCCCGCTCCGGTGGTCTGAAGAAGATGGTGGGCCAGAATCTCGAAGAGATCGATGCGCGCACCATCAACTCCATTCGCCTGTTCGACGACTCCGAGGGGCGCGAGATCCATGTGCGCGTAGGCCGTTACGGCCCGTACCTCGAGCGCATGGTGCGCAACGACGACGATCCCGACGGCGATCCGATCAGCCAGCGCGCCAACCTGCCCGACGATCTTCCGCCGGACGAATTGACGATCGACTTCGCCGAAAAGCTGTTCGCCACACCGCAAGAGGGCCGCAAACTCGGTGTCGATCCGCTGACCGGTCACGACATCGTCGCCAAGGAAGGCCGTTTCGGGCCCTACGTCACCGAGATCCTGCCCGAGCCGGAACCCGAACCGACGCCCCCCGAGCCCGACATCGTCCCGGTGCCGTCCGGCAACGACAGTGACGGCGGCGGCGGGGTCAAGACCGCGGTGAAGAAGGCCGCGGCCAAGAAAGCACCGGCCAAGAAGGCGGCTGCGAAGAAGGCGACCGGCCCCAAGCCGCGCACCGGTTCTCTGCTCAAGTCCATGGATCTGGCGACCATCACGCTCGACGATGCACTCAAGCTGCTGTCGCTGCCGCGTGTCGTCGGAGTCGATCCGGAGTCCAAGGAAGAGATCCTCGCGCAGAACGGTCGCTACGGCCCGTATCTGAAGAAGGGCACCGACTCTCGCTCGCTCGCCGACGAGGATCAGATGTTCACCGTCACGCTGGAAGAGGCGCTCAAGATCTACGCCGAGCCCAAGCGTCGCGGTCGTCAGGGTGAAGCCAAGCCGCCGCTACGCGAGATGGGCGTCGACCCGATCAGTGAGAAGCCGATGGTGATCAAGGACGGTCGCTTCGGGCCGTACGTCACCGACGGTGAGACAAACGCCAGCCTGCGCAAGGACGACGACGTGGAGTCGATCACCGACGATCGCGCGTCGGAGTTGTTGGCGGACAGGCGTGCTCGCGGGCCGGTGAAGAAGAAGGCACCGGCCAAGAAGGCGGCTGCCAAGAAGGCACCGGCGAAGAAGGCCGCTGCGAAGAAAGCTCCGGCCAAGAAAGCTGCTGCGAAGAAGACGGCCACCAAGACCACTGCCGCGAAGAAGGCACCGGTCAAGAAGGCTCCGGCCAAGAAGACCGACAGCGAATAGCTCGCGAGCTCGAAGTTATGGACGGGATTTCGGCCGAATGCGTCCATAACTTCGAGTTCGGCGCTGCTCGGGAACAGTGCGGCGGGGGGTTGTCGGCCCCAACCACTAGGGTTGCGTGCATGGCGGGTGTGTTCGATCGATTGGTCGGTCAGGAAGATGTCGAGGCCGATCTGACGGAGGCAGCGGTGGCGGCTCGCAGCGGCGTCGACTCGTCGGCGATGACGCATTCCTGGCTGTTCACCGGCCCGCCCGGGTCCGGTCGTTCCATCGCCGCCCTGTGCTTCGCCGCGGCATTGCAGTGCACCACCGAGGGCGTTCCGGGATGCGGGCACTGCCAGGCCTGTTCGACGACGATGGCCGGAACCCACGGCGATGTGCGACGCGTCGTGCCCGAAGGCTTGAGCATCAGCACCAAGGAGATGCGAGACATCGTCTCCATCGCCTCGCGTCGGCCGAGCACAGGTCTGTGGCAGGTGGTCGTCGTGGAGGACGCCGACCGACTCACCGAAGGTGCCGGAAACGTGTTGCTGAAGGTGGTCGAGGAGCCGCCGGCGCGGACGGTGTTCCTGCTGTGTGCACCGTCGGTCGATCCGCAGGACATCTCGGTGACCCTGCGCTCGCGCTGCCGGCACGTCTCGCTGGTCACGCCCACGGTGCCGGCGATCGCGCAGGTGCTGCAGACGCGCGACAAGCTCGACGCCGAGACGGCGGAGTGGGCCGCATCGATCAGCGGCGGCCACGTGGGCCGGGCTCGTCGACTCGCCACCGACGAGGACGCGCGGGCGCGTCGCAAACGTGCGCTGGCTCTGGCGTCGGCTGCGGCTCGGCCCAATCAGGCCTACCTCGCGGCCGAGGAGTTGGTGAAGGCCGCCGAGGACGAGGCCAAGGAGATGAGTGCCTCGCGCGACGAGGCCGAAACCGAGGAACTGCGGACGGCCCTGGGTGCGGGCGGTACCGGTAAGGGCGCGGCGGGCGCGCTGCGCGGCTCGGCCGGGGTGCTCAAGGATCTGGAGAAGCGGCAGAAGTCGCGTGCC
This genomic window contains:
- a CDS encoding DEAD/DEAH box helicase, with product MSDKHPLGGADVETYGQRLLDRVLAGSPANKSPLTHVAELPARASQFASWPSWVGPEVVQVITSRGIAQPWTHQARAATLAAEGSHVVLSTSTASGKSLAYQLPILTTLSADARATALYLAPTKALGADQLRTTISITDELRSCSEELAEVFPSAYDGDTPIEIRQWARANARWIFTNPDMLHLGILGSHERWSRFLRNLRYVVVDECHYYRGVFGSNVALVLRRLRRLCARYGASPVFVLASATTSEPGRAASRLIGAPCEEITEDGSPHGARTVALWEPPLLEEITGENGAPVRKSAGAEASRIMADLLVEGARTLAFVRSRRGAEVTALGTQRILADVDPQLVRRVAAYRAGYLAEDRRKLESDLSDGTLLGVATTNALELGVDIAGLDAVIVAGFPGTVASFWQQGGRAGRRGEGSLLVLVARDDPLDTYLVHHPAALLDKPVEATVTDPTNPYILAPQLLCAAVELPITLVEAEELNAESVLEELELKGYVRKRPHGWFITPEGQQLSPHGAVNIRGGTGVQVAIVDGESGRMLGTVDGGRAPATAHPGAVHIHQGESFVVDELDLDAGLALVHAEQPEWNTSAREITDISITAVHESVDYGEVRVALVQVNVTHQVVGYLRRLLSGEVLDSIELDMPAQTLDTRAVMYTITPELLEHSGVPYERFPGSLHAAEHAAIGLLPLVATCDRWDIGGVSTALHPDTGLPTVFVYDGYDGGAGFADRGHVAIADWLTATKDAIVSCECQTGCPSCVQSPKCGNGNDPLDKDGAVRVLTAVLSAITREG
- a CDS encoding cold-shock protein: MAQGTVKWFNAEKGFGFIAPEDGSADVFVHYSEIQGSGFRTLEENQRVEFEVGQGTKGPQATGVRAV
- the topA gene encoding type I DNA topoisomerase, translated to MAARNSGTGDSSAEPRRLVIVESPTKAKKIAPYLGSNYVVEASVGHIRDLPRGAADVPAKYKGEPWARLGVDVDHDFEALYVVSPEKKGKVAELKSLLKDADELYLATDPDREGEAIAWHLLETLNPKIPVRRMVFHEITKPAILAAAADTRDLDQDLVDAQETRRILDRLYGYEVSPVLWKKVMPKLSAGRVQSVATRIVVQRERERMAFRSAEYWDISATLDAGAEATPRSFGARLVNVDGNRVAAGRDFGADGKLKSDAVTVLDEPRARRLAEALEGVDLTVASAEDKPYTRKPYPPFMTSTLQQEAARKLRFSSERTMRVAQRLYENGYITYMRTDSTTLSASAISAARTQATELYGPEYVHPSPRQYTRKVKNAQEAHEAIRPSGDVFQTPGQLHSALQTDEFRLYELIWQRTVASQMADVRGTTLTLRITGTAGTGEECTFSASGRTITFAGFLKAYVESVDDQAGGQSDDAESRLPALVQGQAVTATQLDPDGHTTNPPARFTEASLIKTLEELGIGRPSTYSSIIKTILDRGYVYKRGSALVPSWVAFSVVALLEAHFGRLVDFDFTAGMEDDLDAIAGGRERRGNWLQSFYFGGDTGAEGSVARSGGLKKMVGQNLEEIDARTINSIRLFDDSEGREIHVRVGRYGPYLERMVRNDDDPDGDPISQRANLPDDLPPDELTIDFAEKLFATPQEGRKLGVDPLTGHDIVAKEGRFGPYVTEILPEPEPEPTPPEPDIVPVPSGNDSDGGGGVKTAVKKAAAKKAPAKKAAAKKATGPKPRTGSLLKSMDLATITLDDALKLLSLPRVVGVDPESKEEILAQNGRYGPYLKKGTDSRSLADEDQMFTVTLEEALKIYAEPKRRGRQGEAKPPLREMGVDPISEKPMVIKDGRFGPYVTDGETNASLRKDDDVESITDDRASELLADRRARGPVKKKAPAKKAAAKKAPAKKAAAKKAPAKKAAAKKTATKTTAAKKAPVKKAPAKKTDSE
- a CDS encoding DNA polymerase III subunit delta', whose translation is MAGVFDRLVGQEDVEADLTEAAVAARSGVDSSAMTHSWLFTGPPGSGRSIAALCFAAALQCTTEGVPGCGHCQACSTTMAGTHGDVRRVVPEGLSISTKEMRDIVSIASRRPSTGLWQVVVVEDADRLTEGAGNVLLKVVEEPPARTVFLLCAPSVDPQDISVTLRSRCRHVSLVTPTVPAIAQVLQTRDKLDAETAEWAASISGGHVGRARRLATDEDARARRKRALALASAAARPNQAYLAAEELVKAAEDEAKEMSASRDEAETEELRTALGAGGTGKGAAGALRGSAGVLKDLEKRQKSRATRTGRDSLDRALMDLVGLYRDALARSYGSTATATHPDMAEQVERMAKAVPPEALLKSIEAILECRESLAVNAKPKFAIYAMVATLGDVLR